From the Flavobacterium galactosidilyticum genome, one window contains:
- a CDS encoding DUF4134 domain-containing protein, producing MKKQRKKALLAAVAMLSGIGAFAQGNGTAGINEATQMVTSYFDPATQLIYAIGAVVGLIGGVKVYNKFSSGDPDTSKTAASWFGACIFLIVAATVLRSFFL from the coding sequence ATGAAAAAACAGAGAAAAAAAGCTTTGCTGGCAGCGGTAGCAATGCTGTCAGGAATTGGTGCCTTCGCCCAAGGAAATGGTACAGCCGGTATCAACGAAGCAACCCAAATGGTAACGTCTTATTTCGACCCTGCCACACAACTCATCTACGCCATTGGTGCCGTAGTAGGTCTCATCGGAGGTGTTAAAGTGTACAACAAGTTCAGTTCAGGTGATCCTGATACGAGCAAAACGGCGGCTTCGTGGTTCGGTGCGTGTATTTTTCTCATCGTAGCGGCAACCGTCCTTCGTTCATTCTTTCTTTAA
- a CDS encoding ATP-dependent nuclease yields MYISKVSLINYRNFANANFNFKKGINTIIGENGSGKTNVFKAVRLLLEDASLQYAYKLTEGDFNRTLDKNKWKGHWIIISIEFDELNDEEAIQSLFIHGAGIAEEDYVKKATYNLFFRPKADIRQKLSELAKGDTAGLQTLLDEINIQDNYETFFTGKSIADFNDPAVYKELVGDFENVIFPPTIDASKFGSKIPHQMSVAKEISFTFIQALRDVVSDFHNNRTNPLFTLLKNKSGEIKEADYKPISDLVNDLNESIEALPDVQNIRDDIKSTIQDAAGLTYSPSSLSIKSSVPDEAEKLLQSLKLFIGEPGEEYEGGIHELSLGGANLIFLTLKLLEFKYQKSKDTFANFLIIEEPEAHIHNHIQKALFDKLDYGDTQIIYSTHSTQISEVSNVENINILAKKLNYAEVYQPSTGLGPENINQIQRYLDAVRTNLLFAKGVILVEGDAEEILIPTMVKKAFGVSLDELGISLINIRSTGFENVAQLFHNDRIQRKCAILTDLDDAICDTTEVVGDSDALKKYKKKVAGSKQKGLARKVKLDAFEVGNIWVKAFYAKHTFEVDFITEGNELEVKKIINQVYVDQDTRDTAKADIEDADVSIYGKRVLTMAKQEGKGWFAIMLGKHISYKTILPSYIIDAIFFAKETSPNIIADIIDYRIKKNFGDDNKLDFTSCKVELLKYRNGETTLGDLAFDFDLVIPDDQILTLIDKLK; encoded by the coding sequence ATGTATATATCTAAAGTTAGCCTCATCAATTACAGAAATTTCGCAAATGCAAATTTTAATTTCAAAAAAGGAATTAATACCATTATAGGCGAGAATGGATCTGGAAAAACAAATGTTTTTAAGGCTGTAAGATTGCTTTTGGAAGATGCTTCCTTACAATATGCTTACAAGCTTACGGAAGGAGATTTTAATAGAACTTTGGATAAGAATAAATGGAAAGGTCATTGGATAATAATCAGTATTGAATTTGATGAACTTAATGATGAAGAAGCTATTCAATCGTTATTTATCCACGGAGCCGGAATTGCGGAAGAGGACTATGTGAAAAAAGCTACCTATAATCTTTTCTTTCGTCCCAAAGCGGATATAAGACAAAAGCTATCTGAATTAGCCAAAGGAGATACTGCTGGATTACAAACCTTGCTTGATGAAATCAATATTCAGGATAACTACGAAACTTTCTTTACAGGAAAAAGTATCGCTGACTTTAATGACCCGGCTGTATATAAGGAATTGGTTGGTGATTTTGAAAATGTTATTTTTCCTCCCACAATAGATGCCTCAAAATTCGGGTCAAAAATCCCACATCAAATGTCAGTTGCTAAAGAAATCTCTTTTACATTCATTCAAGCTTTGCGGGATGTTGTTAGCGATTTTCATAATAACAGAACTAATCCATTATTTACACTTTTGAAAAATAAAAGTGGTGAAATTAAAGAAGCGGATTATAAGCCAATTAGTGATTTGGTTAACGATTTGAATGAAAGTATTGAAGCACTTCCCGATGTACAAAATATTAGGGATGATATTAAATCTACAATTCAAGATGCTGCAGGACTTACTTATTCTCCGTCATCATTATCTATCAAATCCAGCGTTCCAGACGAAGCAGAAAAATTGCTTCAATCTTTAAAGCTATTTATTGGCGAGCCTGGAGAAGAATATGAAGGTGGCATTCACGAATTGAGTTTAGGTGGAGCAAATCTAATTTTCCTAACTCTAAAGCTGTTAGAGTTTAAATATCAAAAGTCCAAAGATACTTTTGCTAATTTTTTAATCATTGAAGAGCCCGAAGCCCATATTCACAATCACATTCAAAAGGCTTTATTTGATAAGCTGGATTATGGAGATACACAGATTATATATTCAACACATTCTACACAAATATCTGAAGTAAGCAATGTTGAGAACATTAATATTTTGGCTAAAAAATTAAATTATGCTGAAGTATATCAGCCCTCTACGGGATTAGGACCTGAAAATATAAATCAGATACAACGCTATTTGGACGCTGTGAGAACCAATTTGCTTTTTGCTAAAGGGGTAATTTTAGTAGAAGGAGATGCCGAAGAAATTTTAATCCCTACTATGGTTAAAAAAGCTTTTGGAGTAAGTTTAGATGAACTTGGTATTAGTCTTATAAATATTAGAAGTACAGGTTTTGAAAACGTGGCTCAGCTTTTTCATAATGACCGAATACAAAGAAAGTGTGCCATACTCACAGATTTAGATGATGCTATCTGTGACACCACAGAAGTTGTGGGTGATAGTGATGCATTGAAAAAGTATAAAAAGAAAGTGGCCGGTTCCAAACAAAAAGGTTTGGCTAGAAAGGTGAAATTAGATGCATTTGAAGTTGGCAATATTTGGGTGAAAGCTTTTTATGCAAAACATACTTTTGAAGTAGATTTCATTACTGAAGGAAATGAATTGGAAGTTAAGAAAATAATTAACCAAGTTTATGTAGATCAAGATACACGTGATACTGCAAAGGCAGATATTGAAGATGCTGACGTTTCTATTTATGGGAAACGTGTACTTACGATGGCAAAACAAGAAGGAAAAGGTTGGTTTGCTATAATGTTAGGAAAGCATATTTCGTACAAGACTATTCTTCCCAGTTATATAATTGATGCCATTTTTTTTGCTAAAGAAACGTCTCCAAATATCATTGCAGATATAATTGATTATCGAATTAAGAAAAATTTTGGGGATGATAACAAATTGGATTTTACAAGTTGCAAAGTAGAATTGTTAAAATATAGAAACGGAGAAACCACTTTAGGAGACTTAGCTTTCGACTTCGACCTCGTTATTCCTGACGATCAAATTTTAACGCTAATAGATAAATTGAAGTAG
- a CDS encoding UvrD-helicase domain-containing protein, whose protein sequence is MFIWEKDSINKEQEDAILENNSVLLIACPGSGKTRTLTFKIAYELSRLKSDKEFVIAITYTNRASDEIKERVELLGVDTTQLWIGTIHSFCMEWILKPYHLYSERLKNGFKVINSFDSEKILTELCAPYKKEKITYYDCGILAKPDGFYLTCLDSGKHNSLKKILGEYFKVLEKNRQIDFEQILFYSYEILKSKPVIANILCKLFPFVLIDEYQDTKEIQYHIISKILSVSKGASKTLIVGDPNQSIYDSLGGYPMPKDELEKLLGFELTPLSLDKNYRSSSAIISYFDYYKTFDTPIVAFGNGKDYSSSITFNSSVSVDNLIEELTQLILYNVEKAGISPNEICITAPQWVHIASITRKLIIRLPDFSFDGPGMAPFSRDIDNFWFKVSRIALTEPSAFMYVRRLRWSNEILNELDSAGVDVSNMTSKKFLRICNSLEIIEKDGLTYLRTFFNQICEKLKIASPNFPLLDEHFNSFFASSESRIQRLIDEGNPYIGDIENFRKVFRQRDGITVSTIHGTKGEEYDTVIGFGLLDGYVPHFNDNNGLENSKKLLYVLASRARKNLHLISERNRNVHKFYAPDGKPPTSHLTDYNFKYLHVL, encoded by the coding sequence ATGTTTATTTGGGAAAAAGACAGTATCAATAAAGAACAGGAAGATGCAATTCTCGAAAACAACAGCGTACTTCTTATTGCTTGTCCCGGTAGCGGTAAAACAAGAACTTTGACATTCAAAATTGCTTATGAGTTAAGCAGATTGAAGTCAGACAAAGAGTTCGTGATTGCTATAACCTATACCAACAGAGCTTCTGATGAGATCAAGGAACGAGTTGAATTATTAGGCGTAGATACAACCCAATTATGGATAGGCACTATCCATTCTTTTTGTATGGAATGGATTTTAAAACCATACCATCTGTATTCTGAAAGATTGAAGAACGGTTTTAAGGTCATCAATTCCTTTGATTCAGAGAAGATTTTAACCGAATTATGTGCCCCCTATAAGAAAGAGAAAATAACATATTATGATTGTGGTATTCTTGCCAAACCGGATGGTTTTTACTTAACCTGTCTTGATAGTGGTAAACATAATTCATTAAAGAAGATTCTTGGAGAATATTTTAAAGTTCTTGAAAAAAATCGACAAATTGATTTTGAGCAAATCTTATTTTATTCTTATGAAATTCTCAAATCAAAACCAGTTATAGCTAATATTTTGTGCAAATTATTTCCGTTTGTTTTAATTGACGAGTATCAAGATACCAAAGAAATACAGTATCATATTATATCCAAAATATTAAGCGTAAGCAAAGGAGCTTCAAAAACACTGATCGTAGGTGATCCAAATCAATCTATTTACGATTCACTGGGAGGGTATCCGATGCCGAAAGATGAATTAGAAAAATTATTAGGATTTGAATTGACTCCATTAAGCCTTGACAAAAACTATAGGTCATCTTCTGCTATTATTAGCTATTTTGATTATTATAAAACTTTCGATACCCCAATTGTAGCCTTTGGAAATGGAAAAGATTATTCAAGTTCAATCACATTTAACTCTTCCGTTTCAGTAGATAATTTAATTGAAGAATTGACTCAGTTAATATTGTATAATGTTGAGAAAGCAGGGATTAGTCCCAATGAAATATGCATCACTGCACCACAATGGGTACACATAGCAAGTATTACAAGAAAACTTATCATTCGACTTCCTGATTTCAGTTTTGACGGACCAGGGATGGCACCGTTTTCTCGGGATATTGATAATTTTTGGTTCAAGGTTTCAAGAATTGCATTGACAGAACCATCTGCTTTTATGTATGTAAGAAGATTAAGGTGGAGCAATGAAATTTTAAATGAACTTGATTCCGCAGGAGTTGATGTTTCAAATATGACTAGTAAGAAATTTTTAAGAATTTGTAATTCTTTGGAGATTATCGAGAAAGATGGATTAACTTATTTAAGGACTTTTTTTAATCAGATCTGTGAAAAACTGAAAATTGCATCACCCAATTTTCCTTTGTTAGATGAACATTTCAATTCATTTTTTGCAAGTTCTGAAAGTAGAATTCAGAGGCTGATTGATGAAGGAAATCCATATATTGGTGATATTGAAAATTTCAGAAAAGTATTCAGACAGCGAGATGGAATTACAGTATCCACTATCCACGGCACCAAGGGCGAAGAATACGATACAGTTATAGGTTTTGGCTTGTTAGATGGCTATGTTCCTCATTTTAACGATAATAATGGTCTTGAAAATTCAAAGAAGCTATTATATGTCTTAGCTTCAAGAGCGAGAAAAAATTTACATCTTATTTCGGAAAGAAATAGAAACGTACATAAGTTTTATGCTCCGGATGGAAAGCCACCAACTTCACATTTAACTGATTACAATTTCAAGTATTTACATGTTCTGTAA
- a CDS encoding conjugal transfer protein TraD, producing MGQPRPKRSLSVPNNATERQNEEQEVNPDNFDIEYDENENVDIQIPQEELDEVFSNMSDFDDEEDEWNRYGISSSDNGFAQGVTFEELSSVGMLLQKEKLEPSQKETAIAIVQKIQGTELFSLLENSMEGASQKIAELLDSTFSSETEAGSSTLRKNDLRDFDIGEFV from the coding sequence ATGGGGCAACCTAGACCTAAGAGAAGCCTTTCGGTGCCAAACAATGCCACTGAACGCCAAAATGAGGAGCAGGAAGTAAATCCTGATAATTTTGACATAGAATACGACGAAAATGAAAACGTCGACATTCAAATTCCGCAGGAAGAGCTGGACGAAGTTTTCAGTAATATGTCTGATTTTGATGATGAAGAAGATGAATGGAACAGGTACGGAATATCCAGTAGCGATAACGGTTTTGCCCAAGGGGTTACCTTTGAAGAACTAAGCTCCGTGGGGATGTTGCTACAAAAAGAAAAATTGGAGCCGTCTCAAAAGGAAACAGCGATAGCCATAGTTCAGAAAATACAAGGAACCGAATTATTCAGCCTACTGGAAAACTCTATGGAGGGTGCTTCCCAAAAAATAGCAGAGCTATTGGACAGCACATTCTCATCTGAAACGGAAGCCGGTTCTTCCACTTTGCGGAAAAATGATTTGAGAGATTTTGATATTGGGGAGTTTGTGTGA
- a CDS encoding DUF3408 domain-containing protein yields MEKENKKKSTPDINEELMMSLMVIGVKREGLQLPTEQTVEALEKEYVQPEKLPLEKSAVKEKTKIKKTNETDYESLFFKRTDTNARDGKTVYIRPDFHEKLSRIVQVIGEDKITIYGYLDNLLDYHFQEFGEQITKSFNDKYKPIL; encoded by the coding sequence ATGGAAAAAGAAAATAAGAAAAAAAGTACGCCCGATATTAACGAGGAACTGATGATGAGCCTGATGGTAATTGGCGTAAAAAGAGAGGGATTACAGTTACCCACAGAACAAACTGTTGAAGCCCTCGAAAAGGAATATGTTCAGCCCGAAAAACTACCATTGGAGAAATCTGCTGTGAAGGAAAAGACCAAAATTAAAAAAACAAACGAAACAGATTACGAAAGCCTCTTTTTCAAAAGAACAGACACGAATGCCCGAGATGGAAAAACGGTATATATCCGACCAGATTTTCACGAAAAATTGTCACGTATTGTACAAGTGATAGGCGAAGACAAAATAACCATTTACGGTTATTTAGACAATTTACTGGACTACCATTTTCAGGAATTTGGCGAGCAGATTACCAAGAGTTTTAATGATAAATACAAACCTATTTTATAA
- a CDS encoding ParA family protein: MNAKHKTVFIAFSSQKGGVGKSTFTTLVASTMHYRLGYNVAVFDADFPQHSLMKMKARDLAMVMENEALKKLAYKQFTTINKKAYPIMQSKADSVLETAHEFLSSSSVPIDVVFFDLPGTVNTPGILNALAGMHHIFTPITADRVVMESTLIFTQLLQDVIMKKGETSIETINLFWNQVDGRESTPLYEVYNELIKQLGLSLMQSQIKNSTRFRKESEVNSKAVFRSTVMPPDERLMKACQLDQFVNEFLRIIQL, translated from the coding sequence ATGAATGCAAAACACAAAACAGTATTTATCGCCTTTTCATCTCAAAAAGGCGGTGTGGGAAAAAGTACATTTACAACATTGGTTGCAAGTACGATGCACTATCGGTTGGGCTATAATGTAGCCGTATTTGATGCCGATTTTCCCCAGCACAGCCTGATGAAAATGAAGGCTCGTGATTTGGCGATGGTAATGGAAAACGAAGCTTTAAAAAAGCTGGCTTACAAACAATTTACCACCATCAACAAAAAAGCCTATCCGATTATGCAATCCAAAGCTGATAGCGTATTGGAAACCGCTCACGAATTTTTAAGTAGTTCTTCAGTACCTATTGATGTGGTCTTTTTTGACCTGCCCGGAACGGTTAACACGCCTGGTATTTTGAATGCATTGGCAGGAATGCACCACATTTTTACACCTATCACGGCAGACCGAGTGGTAATGGAAAGCACACTGATTTTTACACAGCTTTTGCAGGATGTGATTATGAAAAAAGGCGAAACTTCCATAGAAACCATCAACCTGTTTTGGAACCAGGTTGATGGCAGGGAAAGTACACCTTTATATGAGGTTTATAACGAGCTCATCAAACAATTAGGATTAAGCCTGATGCAGAGCCAAATCAAAAACAGCACCCGTTTTCGCAAAGAAAGTGAAGTAAACAGCAAAGCCGTTTTCCGTTCTACGGTAATGCCACCTGATGAACGCTTGATGAAAGCCTGTCAGTTAGATCAATTTGTAAATGAATTTTTAAGAATCATTCAATTATAG
- the mobA gene encoding conjugal transfer protein MobA: protein MNENNRKQLKKTGRRPKEDPAKIRYTISFNEEEHSRFLSLFDQSGMLVKAHFITSCIFDKTMKSVKIDKGTVDFYMRLTSFHSQFRSVGVNYNQVVKLLYKNFSEKKGSAYLYKLEKQTIEMVLLCQKIIHLIEEFEAKHLKKQV, encoded by the coding sequence ATGAACGAAAACAACAGAAAACAATTAAAAAAGACCGGACGCCGACCTAAGGAAGACCCGGCGAAGATTAGATATACAATTTCCTTTAATGAAGAAGAGCACAGCCGATTTCTTTCGCTCTTTGACCAATCGGGAATGCTGGTAAAGGCACATTTTATAACGTCCTGCATCTTTGATAAGACGATGAAATCCGTTAAAATAGACAAAGGAACCGTTGATTTTTATATGCGATTGACTTCATTTCACAGTCAATTTCGTTCCGTTGGCGTGAATTATAACCAAGTCGTAAAACTATTGTATAAGAATTTTTCAGAGAAAAAAGGATCTGCCTACCTCTATAAATTGGAAAAACAGACGATTGAAATGGTATTGTTATGCCAAAAAATAATTCATCTAATCGAAGAATTTGAAGCAAAACATCTGAAAAAACAGGTCTAA
- the mobB gene encoding conjugal transfer protein MobB, whose product MIAKIGRSSNLYGALAYNNLKVEKENGQILFANKIIETPSGHYSVAQLSQSFTPYLIANRNTEKHTLHISLNPDPKDNVSDEKFRELAEQYMREMGYGEQPFVVFKHTDIDRTHIHIVSVCVNEEGKKISDKFEKMRSMNVCRELERQHGLVSATDKEHKQNDKIFSPVNYQKGDVKSQIASVVRHLPNYYQYQTLGEYNALLSLFNITTEKVEDELQGKSQQGLLYIPLNEKGERAGHPFKASLFGKSAGLPTLELHFAKCKEALKDHPTKPTIKAAITIALKTTSDEQAFKKQLTEQGINVVVRRNDTGRIYGITFIDHNSKAVWNGSRLGTELSANTFNDYWNNNIKPDIKEPVELQSKISRPNDANLPAEKPHHLFDFMNTEKHEDGLIEAFGGLLPEAQGEDYEELDFADKMKKKKKRRL is encoded by the coding sequence ATGATAGCAAAAATTGGAAGAAGCAGTAATTTATATGGTGCTTTGGCGTACAATAATCTTAAAGTGGAAAAGGAAAACGGACAAATTCTGTTTGCTAATAAGATAATTGAAACACCAAGCGGACATTATTCTGTAGCACAATTAAGCCAATCTTTTACACCTTATCTTATTGCAAATCGAAATACCGAAAAACATACGTTGCATATTTCGCTCAATCCAGACCCGAAAGATAATGTTAGTGATGAAAAATTTAGGGAGTTGGCAGAGCAGTATATGCGTGAAATGGGTTATGGCGAACAGCCTTTTGTCGTGTTCAAGCATACTGATATCGACAGAACGCACATACATATTGTTTCGGTTTGTGTGAATGAAGAAGGCAAAAAGATTTCAGATAAATTTGAGAAAATGCGGTCTATGAATGTGTGCCGAGAACTCGAAAGGCAACACGGATTGGTATCTGCAACAGATAAGGAACACAAGCAGAACGATAAGATTTTTAGCCCTGTGAATTACCAGAAAGGTGATGTAAAAAGTCAGATAGCTTCGGTAGTTCGCCATTTACCGAACTATTACCAATACCAGACATTGGGCGAATACAACGCATTGCTTTCGTTATTCAATATTACTACTGAAAAAGTTGAGGACGAATTGCAGGGAAAATCTCAGCAGGGTTTATTGTATATTCCGTTAAATGAAAAAGGAGAAAGGGCCGGACATCCATTCAAGGCTTCGCTTTTCGGAAAGAGCGCAGGGCTTCCGACTTTGGAATTGCATTTTGCGAAATGCAAAGAGGCTTTGAAAGACCACCCGACAAAGCCAACTATCAAAGCTGCCATTACCATTGCCCTGAAAACCACGAGCGATGAACAGGCATTTAAAAAGCAGTTAACGGAACAGGGCATTAACGTAGTAGTGCGCCGGAATGATACAGGGCGTATTTATGGTATCACATTTATTGACCACAATTCCAAAGCGGTTTGGAACGGTTCCCGTTTAGGAACAGAACTTTCTGCCAATACCTTTAATGATTATTGGAACAATAATATCAAACCCGACATTAAAGAACCAGTTGAACTACAATCGAAAATATCAAGACCGAACGATGCAAATCTTCCTGCGGAAAAACCTCATCATTTATTCGATTTCATGAATACTGAAAAACACGAAGACGGCTTGATTGAAGCATTTGGCGGATTGTTACCCGAAGCACAGGGCGAAGATTATGAGGAACTGGATTTTGCCGATAAAATGAAGAAGAAGAAAAAAAGAAGACTGTAA
- a CDS encoding ArsR/SmtB family transcription factor, producing the protein MDNNSCIRQQADIKQINRCKDRVSELNGSFDYLSNGLELAGNNVRLKILFLLYEEKRLCVCDISDILGMTISAVSQHLRKLKDRKLIETEREAQTIFHSLTKEYEKMLKPFFKILGENKILETI; encoded by the coding sequence ATGGACAATAATTCTTGCATACGACAACAAGCAGACATTAAACAAATAAACCGCTGTAAAGACCGAGTTTCAGAACTCAACGGTTCTTTTGACTATTTATCGAACGGACTTGAATTAGCGGGAAACAATGTAAGATTGAAAATACTCTTTCTACTTTATGAAGAAAAACGACTTTGTGTTTGTGATATAAGCGACATTCTTGGTATGACAATTTCAGCGGTTTCACAACACTTGCGGAAACTCAAAGACAGAAAACTTATTGAAACCGAACGAGAAGCTCAAACTATTTTTCACTCCCTGACTAAAGAGTATGAAAAAATGCTGAAACCATTTTTCAAAATACTTGGCGAAAACAAAATATTAGAAACAATATGA
- the merTP gene encoding mercuric transport protein MerTP translates to MKTDKKIIGAGLLTAIAASLCCITPVLALIAGTSGLASTFSWLEPFRPYFIGLTILVLGFAWYQKLKLKKQIDCNCETEEKPKFIQSKMFLGIVTAFAIVMLAFPYYSSIFYPKTEKQIIVVDKSNIQKVEFTISGMTCASCGEHVNHEVNKLTGIISSNASYEKENAIVEFDNSKTNIFEIEKAINSTGYSVTDKK, encoded by the coding sequence ATGAAAACTGACAAAAAAATAATTGGTGCAGGACTTTTGACTGCAATTGCAGCTTCTCTTTGTTGCATCACACCAGTATTAGCTCTTATTGCAGGAACAAGCGGTCTTGCTTCCACTTTTTCTTGGCTTGAACCTTTTCGACCGTATTTTATCGGGTTGACAATTTTGGTTCTTGGTTTTGCTTGGTATCAAAAGTTGAAACTCAAAAAGCAAATAGATTGCAATTGTGAGACAGAAGAAAAACCAAAATTCATTCAGTCAAAAATGTTTTTAGGAATTGTAACAGCATTTGCAATCGTAATGCTTGCCTTTCCATACTACTCAAGCATTTTCTACCCAAAGACAGAAAAGCAAATTATAGTGGTGGACAAATCCAATATTCAAAAAGTAGAATTTACGATTAGCGGAATGACTTGTGCAAGTTGTGGCGAACACGTAAATCACGAAGTAAATAAATTGACAGGAATAATAAGTTCAAACGCCTCATACGAAAAAGAAAACGCAATCGTAGAATTTGACAACTCAAAAACTAACATTTTTGAAATTGAAAAAGCAATAAACTCGACAGGATATTCTGTAACCGACAAAAAATAA
- a CDS encoding GDCCVxC domain-containing (seleno)protein, with protein sequence MEIKLQSTITCPNCEHKKEETMPTDACQYFYECEKCKQVLKPKQGDCCVYCSYGSVPCPPIQQDKKCC encoded by the coding sequence ATGGAAATCAAATTGCAATCAACAATAACCTGCCCCAACTGCGAACACAAGAAAGAAGAAACAATGCCGACAGATGCTTGCCAATATTTCTACGAATGTGAAAAATGCAAACAAGTTCTTAAACCAAAACAAGGCGACTGTTGTGTTTATTGTAGTTACGGAAGTGTTCCTTGTCCACCTATTCAGCAAGACAAAAAATGTTGCTAA